Within the Miscanthus floridulus cultivar M001 chromosome 17, ASM1932011v1, whole genome shotgun sequence genome, the region AGAAAATCAAAAGCCGATTGCAGAGAAACCCAGAAAGAAGCAAAACGCAAACGCCGATCCAAATCCAAACTCCGGAATGAATGGGCGTGGAGAACTAGAGAGAAGGAAATGCTCCAGTTgagaggcggcagcggcggcggcgtgggagaTGGAGGTCGCGGGGGCGTTTGTTATATAGAGGCCCCTTGCGCACTAGGGTTTTACGGGGGCGGCGGGGCTTCTGGGTTCTTGGATTATCTGGGTCAAGCCAATCCCAGCCGTCCGTCAAAGTCTGTCGTCGATGTCAAGTAGGCCCACCTTTCACTCGAGAAACGACGCGTTTCCGCAATTTGGGCCCAGGCCCAAAATACTAATTCAGGCCCGGCATGTgtctgctcaaaaaaaaaaaaaaaaaaaaaagacccgTCATGTGTCAACATGGCTTGAAATGGGAATTCTCTGTCGGGGGTTActgccccatccccgtccccgcggggaCAAATTTCTCTCGTCCCCGTCCCCGTGAAGGCTCACGGGGAGCACTTCTTCCCCATCAAAAGTCTGCAGATTTCAAGTTTTCAACGATATATACGAGGCTGTTATGAGTACCTAGCTCTAACGTTGATTTAGAGGGTGCGAAGATACGAGAGAAAGTGACAAAGGGGTGCAATACATTGGAGGAGTTTGTGCTAGCTCGAAATTGTTTAGAGCTACTGCTGGATTTTGCATCGACTGAGTGGGAATACAAAGTAATTTTTTGGTGTGCTAGAGAAAGAACCAAAGATAGAACAGGAGCACATTGAACTTTGCACCAATATGGATCCCATAACAAGGTGCTAGCTTGCTTACACTTTGGATGAAATTAGTTGACTACTTGTTAGACATAGCTAAAGGTTGTTAACTAGTTGTTAGTACATATCTATTTAAATCATGAGCTAATTCCTCTATTTAAATATTTAAAtatactagagtaccttttaacttatttttctttctttctccacAATCCCACCCGGTCGCCTTCATTTTTCTACCTACCACACATACGGTAACAGCCCCATGGTGCCCGTGTCCTCCCCTTCTCTTCACTTAGGTCACATGCCAACGAGGGTCGCGGCGCGCGGAGGCGGCCGGCGGTAGAGCCAACCCTTTGTCAGAGGCCAAGGAGGCGGACAAATTACCTGGGTAAGAACTTTGAAGAGCTAATAGGCTAACAATTAGTTAGGATGatggctaaaaattagctcaaCCTTTAGCCTAAATGTTTGGACCTTTAGAGCAACTCTAAGAGCTTCTTTATATCTTTTCTTATTCGTAGAAATAGAACAACTTACTTAATTCAATCTCTAAATATTGCCATCCTCCCTTTCAAATTTCTCGCTAGTCAAAAACGAAGAACAGGTTTGGTTTCTCTAGAGTGCGtataagatatagaaaaactgttggagggTGAAAACAGAGAGTGGTTTTCGTTCAAATAATGATTTATAGAGTGAGTTTAGAGCATCTTCAGCGGTTAGTTGGAACTTTTCTAaaaaatattgaataaaaaaaCTCATTCTACCGACCGTTCTCTATTATTTGTTCATTAAAAAAATACACGATATCGCTTCCCGTACATGAAGAGCCGCCGACCACGTAACAGAGAACTCGCCATCATGACACTAGCTTCCGCCTAGAACctttaaaacaaaattttcattgcttttcgCATGGATCCCAATCGTAGATAAATTGTAAGTTAGATAAGGGACGGCTAGAGTGAGGTTTTtaccaaaaaagcaaaattgaGAGTGGATGTTTAAAACTGTTAAAGATGTTCTTATGTGCACAGTGTCAGTTTGCATCTGCATTGTTTTGTGAAAAAAAGGCATtcatattcatctcaatccacttgTGTTGGAGCGAATCAGGAtgaaacttagtttaatttcTAACTCAATCCACTCTAACATACAGACATGATACGGGGATTAAGATGTATATAAATGCATCCAAAGCCTAACAGAATTAGCAACCTCTAAAAAATAGCCAAAAGCACAAACATCCTCTAGAATAGCCAATGCATGAAAATCAGCTAACGCAAAGGAGTCTGAAATTTCACACATGGCACCGCGAGGACATTGCTACTGCCACGTGCCACTCGAAGAAATTGGCTACATATACAAGAGCATCACAACACGCAAAAAATTATGCAAGAGTGTTGCTCCAAGGATGCACAATAAGTTGGTTCCGCATAGACTGATCGAAGAAAAGAATGCAACCATCGACCTCCACAAGTCGAGAACCCAATTCAACGTCAGATCAGCTGCAAGCAAAGCCAAGGACCACACAGAGGATAGGAATGTTACAACAGTTGGATATCACAGACAGGGATGAGATGCTTCTTTCTTGCATAGGGGAAGTACAGAGTACAAACCATGGTACAGAGTCCAGCAAACAATCAAACCATGTGAGTCACCTAAATCTACATAATATACAGATACTTGTGCTCGGAGTCTAGTTTGCCGTACTCGTGGTAGCCTGTATGAAAATGTTACTAGCAACGAGTAGAAAGGTTACACAGGGCTCCTAGCAGCTTTAGCTTCTGCTTGGTCCGGTTCTGTCCTCAAGGATCATCTGCGGGTCGAGGGTTGACAGAATTTGGGGCATTGACATACCACCAGATACAACAATTTCTGCAGACCATGCGTGCAAATATGTTAAAGTCTCTTTTTGCAGGAGTAGCCATCCTTATTTCTTGAGCAGAATATCAAACCGTGCTGAAATGGCAGAGAGTAAGAATTTACCGATGCCTTCACGCACAGAAAGATTTGGCCTTATGACATCCTTTGAATTCACCATGAAGATATCACCAATGTAAAGATGGTTCGTTGGGACATAGACACAGTAAAGATCTTCTTGACCAGAATAACTCTGCAAAATAATAACACGATTGATGCACAGAGACAAAACCATGTGCTAACATCAGAAATGACATTAGTACAGCTAAAAATGCTGTCATCAATATAATTCTTCTCGTGCAGCAACTGAAACAGTGAGATTATCTCACTTTACCCACATCCATGTCATGACAGTAAAGTCTCAACCATACAAGAAATCAAACTTAGCTTGAATTGCTCAGTAGCGTAACAAAAGCAGAAGCATAAAACAAACAGCATTAGCATGAAAAAGCTAAAGTAGCCTCATTTGGAGCAAACCTGGAGGGATACTGACGATGTAATGAAACCAAACGCATATTCTCCAACACGAGGATGCCTTATGATGACCACTTCCTTGAATGCCTGTTTGTTTTGATCTGTAGAAAGCAACCAGAATTTATTCAGCACCTCAGCAAATTCGATTGACCAGTTTGATGATTGATATTACCTGGTGATATTGCAGCACTAATTTGCTTCGATGCATTGTAGATGTGACGAACAAGAGGCATGCGCTTAATAATCCACTCGCCAAGGCTAAGGACAGATGCCCCAACCCAAGATGACATAAAGACTCCAATCAAAAATATGAAAGTAACAGATGTGATGAAGCCAAGACCTGCAGAATCATCAGAGTGCAAACTGAAAACTTAAGCTGGATAAGCAATACAATGTTCTTCTCACTGATGACAAGCTATCATATAACAATAATTTTGCCTAAATGGCCTGCATGCTAACTTTCTCAGATTTCTGAAAGAACTGATAATCTAATCCCATGGTGCATACTGAACTAAATGAAGAATGAAAGTGACCCGTTTTCTGAATGAATGGAAATCATTACAATATTACATAATACTCCCTCTGCTCCAAGTTATAGTTCACTTTacttttgtcctaagtcaaacttttctAATTTTAACCAAGTTTGTAGAAAAAACATAGTAACATCTACGAGCTCAATATATGCATTATCAAAACATATTTCATGGAGAATTCGATGTCGTAGAGGTTGGTAGTTTTTTCCTATGAACTTGTCAAAGTcgaagaagtttgacttaggagttAGGACAAGCTAAAGTGAACTATAACTTTGAACGAAGGAAGTATCAATTTTTCTAGATTCTGATATTTCAATACAAAAAAGAAGTTAGTTCACATACCGAATATGTTGATTCCCAGTTGAGCATAGATTGGAGAGAAGAATCCATCAACAAAATGAATGAACCACCAGGTGATGTAGAACGTTATTGCTATGGGGAAGAGAATTACACTGGAGAATACCAGCAAATAAAATGATAACAGAAAAAAACATCTTAGTATATGTGGCAGGGACATGGAAAGATAAATTCATGTAGCATCATTGCAAATTGCATAGAAATGATGCATATAAAGTCACAGTCATCGCTTATCATGGTTCATATACATCCCAGAGTGACACTACAGGAATCAGGAGAAACAACAGTAATTTTGTAATGCCTAAACTAGAGGCTGGACATATGGGTGTGAAATTAACTGAACAAAAAGGACTAAGGAAATTCCTTGTGATTAGAACTTTATGGTAATCCTACTGTCGGAACATTGTGGAGTATTTCTTCTAAAATCCAAATTCGTGTTCCATATGGCTGTATTTTGAATGTTTGGGTTATCACAAAGGGGCTATCAGTCAAGTGGCAACATGTAAATCCTCCATTCCAACCATAAGTCCATGAACCTTCTGATATTTCTCAGGATTTATACAAGGTTATCTTtttataattattattattattgaaaGGAACAGCACCAAGAACCAAATAAACAAGCATCCCACTGTTCCTAGTAACTACTAGTTAGATAACCCTATTGATAACATTGCTCACCTGCCTAAATGACTTCCTGATGTGTAAAGGGGAATGGATGTTAGCACACAACCATATAGCACTGCAccaagaaatttgactttttaAGTGGCTACTGGCTACTAAGCCGTGGACCATGGTACATATCCCCAACAACCAGGCTATACATGAAACCCATGTAAATAGAACCTAGAATTAGCTACTAGGAATTCCCCTATTACAGTTCCATTGCTAAATGCTAAACAGTAATCAAGAGGCGAGGGAAGATTAATTTCGCAAGACTCTTTACCATCCAGTCATGAACTTCTTTGAAGCCCAACTGCGGACGACCTTATGGAAAGCCTGCatttcaagaaaaagaaaaaggggatgAAAAAAAATCAACATGAGCTGTTCTAGCTTGAACACAGAACATGCTTTCTCAGTTTCAGCAAGGCAAGTATCAGATAGGAAAAGCAAGACTGCAAGAGTAGGAGCAAGAAAAAAATGTATTTCGGTTGTTGTGAAGTATTGTCATTCCAAATTGCAGCTCAGCATCCTAAGCGCTCTAGGCAGTTTAGAGATTCCATAGAAATTCAGAATAAAAAATATTTTGAACATCATTTCGTTCAACTGGTAATATCAGAGGTGTGCCATCGCACAAAAACAAGTGGGTCACAGTCTTCTCAGCTTTCTATTTTTAAGCAGATAAAATAATGAAATACTAAGCTACATCGAAGCTATGCACCATCCAGTACTAATACCATTTACCCACAAGACCCAAATGGGACATTGAAGCATTTCCTAGTACATAAACTGCTACTCGGTTCATGCCGTTAACAAACATCACAGTCAACAAGATGCAGCTGAGTTTAAAACAACGGAAACAACATTAATCGTAAACTAACCGAACAGACCCTTGAATAAAAGGGGGAAGAGAAAAAAACAAACTATGCAATCGAGTAGGGAGGGGGGCAGGGGGGGCGTACCTCGCGGCCGGAAGAGGAGagcgcggcggaggcggaggaggccCTGTCGCCGTCCTCGACCCCGTCGCCGGGCGCCGAGCCGCCGCCGGAGACCGGGATGAGGAGCTCCCGGTCCCGGTCCCGGTCCCGGTCGCGCCCGCCCATCGGGCTCAGGCTCAGCGGAGACTTGTTGTCTCCCATGGGGCTCGTCTGCCGCGGCGGCTGTCAGCCACCGGTCACCCTTGCCGGCTCGGGTCGTGGCGATCGCTGCTGGGAGGAACGGAAGGGGGGGATGCCGGCTCGGCACGGCCGCTGGGGTAAGAGACTTTTTCTATTTTTCGATTTTTTTTTCTGGAGTCTTTTGAGAGTTTGCCCCTCTTCTGCTGTCCCGTGGGCACCTGTCGAGTCGCTCTTCCTCGCTCACCGCCCCGCCGTGGGTTGGAGGCGTGGGGCCCACATGTACGTGAGAGACGAAGCGACAGTTAATGAGGTGGGTGCTGTCATTGATAATCAGGTGAAGCAGAGTGTGATTTGATTGCTAACAAAACAGTTAGCTCCACCAAATAAACAAATGAGCTCTAAACAAATTAACAAAAAGTGGCTGAAGCCTCCAGCAAGTTTGAATTCCCGAAATAAGGTAATAGTAGCACCAAACTGATTTGAACAGTGCACAACCAACGTGTGTAGGGAGTCTCCATCCATCTCGTTGGAGAGGATCTTCCAGTCCAAATTTGCAAGCAACTTGGATGAAAATGGCCTtcctcaaaattttatgtcaaCATTTCTTTACTTTGAAACAAGCCTAAATAGTACAGCGAGCATGACACTGACATGATGGCACTCTCGTCATCTCATGATGCGGCTTTTCCGTCGTGGAAAACTTCCGGTCAACCAAAAGCCGGAAGGAGGTAATCCTCGGCGGGCTGCACCCAATGGAGTTGCCCCTTGCAAAGATACCGGTCAACCATTTGCAACGTGCGTTCCAAGCTTCGAAACTCCCAGGCACGACATATGAACACACAACACATATTAATAATGTTATTGGAATATATAGAGTCTAGCAGACACAATGAAATTCTTCAAGCAAGGTAGGGACAGGAGCTTCAGTTTATTTCCCACTACCAGGCAAGTATTGAACTACAAGGTTTGCACAAGTACACGGTGTGTATTTCAGACATAGCGACAGCGTCAATGGTTGGACGCCGTACAAATACAGAACGTGCAGGTTCCTCCATGCTTCCACAGAAACCCTGCAGAGCAGAAAAGAAGGTTCAGAAACTCGAACAGAGTTGGTTTGTAAGTTTGTAGCAATTCCAAATAGGCCAGACAGGAGAACTACAGCTGCTTATATCATCACAAATCAGGAATATGAACAAAGTAACATCTTAGAAAGCATAGCATATACACATATCAGATGCCAGGAGGTAATTCGAGTTTCGCCAGCACTTTTTGTTCCAACATGACTTGTGAATCTCAATAAGTGATGATTAAAAGGTCACAAATGCATAAAAGGAAGTGGTTACTTCATCGTACAATGATGCTATGTAAGATCAtctatgtattttttttttctcaaacagcGCAGGAGAACTACGCGTCATTTCATTAAGGTAGAAAAAATGTTACAAGGGTCTAAGAGACCCAACTCACACACCCCACACCCAGGACACTAAGTTACAGACTCGCCACACAAATAACAGAAACGACCAAAAAACCTCCGTGCTTTAAGCTCCAGCGGGCAGCGACCTAAGATCATCTATGTATTGACGCAAACTACAAACTAAGTTATAGTAGACAATGATCTGGACGGGATTTTTGGCACCAAATAAACAAATTAACCATCTGTGATATGAGAGGTAAACGCATGAAGGTGATTTTGGTGGTACCATGAAACGATTCTGAGTGATGGTATTTGGACACCATACTGTACTGAAAATGGAGACCTAAAGGTCCAGTCAGACTGCTTAAACGACACCCTATACACCACGGCACCAGTCTTATAGTCTCAAAAAGCATGAGACTTGGCCTTTGGCCTAAGACCTGGTCTTGCACAATAGAAAATTGCAACGAAGTAAGCTGACACAGTGAGAGAGAGCGTGGGAGGACTGTAATCCTTGCTGATGCCTGCCATGTATGAGAAAGAAAAGAAGTTAGGACTCATGTTTATTTTAACTGATATATATGTGGGTTCCCGTCTTATAGTCCATCTAGACCTTATACATAACAGCAAATTGATCTTAGACACATCACCCCTTCTTAAGGTCTATGGTATACACTACCAATGCCCTATTGTGTACGAGCTCTAGGTTGGTGGCACAGATGCGAATTTCCCTAAAAATCGATAAATTAAATACTGCAAGTATGAAAGGCTTGGTATCATGTTGATGGAACTGGGTCATAAGATATTAATTCATATGCTAAACTACTCAATAGACAAACGTGTTAAGTGTTAAAAAATTGAAAATTGTAGCTAAGACCATATGATTACAGGGCAGGATCAATGCCTGCTTCTTTCTTTTGAACTTTTTATTGTCAAAACAGTAGTTAGTACTTAGTACCAGCTATACCCACCTTCAAATGAACTTAATAGCTGTTTATTTGAATTGGCCATTGGATTAACTTTGTATAAAACAACAAATAGAGTTAGCTGATTGACATCAGATGGACTAGCAAGTAGCAACATCTGGCTCAAGATGAATCCCAAAAAAAATGGTTCTCTCAGAGACCAGAGCTATACTCAAATTAGGTAGATTTTTTATCTGAGGTATGGTGAAACTAAAATACTGAATAGGTTAGGTCCATCATGAATGCGCAATTACATAATTAACCAAAACCAGAAGAAATAAA harbors:
- the LOC136516406 gene encoding protein LIKE COV 1-like; amino-acid sequence: MGDNKSPLSLSPMGGRDRDRDRDRELLIPVSGGGSAPGDGVEDGDRASSASAALSSSGREAFHKVVRSWASKKFMTGCVILFPIAITFYITWWFIHFVDGFFSPIYAQLGINIFGLGFITSVTFIFLIGVFMSSWVGASVLSLGEWIIKRMPLVRHIYNASKQISAAISPDQNKQAFKEVVIIRHPRVGEYAFGFITSSVSLQSYSGQEDLYCVYVPTNHLYIGDIFMVNSKDVIRPNLSVREGIEIVVSGGMSMPQILSTLDPQMILEDRTGPSRS